The genomic region ctttcctttttttcctcctCCTGATCCACAGGCTATTCCTGCCCCTACCATACACAATGAGCCAATGATTGTTTGTTGAATACAAAAAGGTACCTTTATGAGTACCTAAAACTACCATTTGTTCTTATTCACCTGTTTGAGGGACTGCTCTATATTGATACATTGAGCTTCATGCCTGCAACTCTCTacatgctagggatgcaccgaatccactattttagattcggccaaacCACTGAATCCTTTGCGATAGATTCAGATGAATATCGAACCggacctgaatcctaatttgcatatgcaaattaggggtgggaaagggcaaaaatttttgttttgtaacaaaaagtcacacaatttccctcctcgcccctagtttgcatatgcaaattaggtttaataaaaaaaaaagctcaccctggtggtccagtggtgtggcggggacgcccgccgcgccgtgTCTGGCGCCATCTTTGCCTCCTAAGGGCGCGCGTGCGCCTCCATGTCATTTAAAGGCGCTGGCGTGATGCTGCCAGCGTGCAATGGTGCCATATTTGAAAAGTATAAAAGCCTAATTAAAGCCACaggactttgcccgtgataggagtttattcctggtgcttcctgagcttttgctattcctgttttgaacctgtttgattcctgttgtgacccctgcctggcttttgactattctgacctctggatcctgacccctgcctgattaccgactacctcttctgatttaCCCTCTGATTAATTTcatggtttgacccttgcctgcctgactacgtttattctctgcctgccctgacccggcctgatctgactactcttttgcctaaacgccttgtactacgaccttctgcccaaagactttgctttacagtcgtgccccccTGCCAGAACCTATTGCCTTGaacctcttgtttaagtcctggtggcatccaagtagctgagggctcctcccaaggccaaaggcggtcacactacaggtgaagcacgagccgagaccagggtgcttggcatttgttctggtgttgggtgccgaccgttacattaGGATTCGaattggccgggcagaaggattccaccgaatcctgctgtaaggccaaatcctggcagaatcccgaactgaatcctggattcggtgcatccctactacaagcAGATTAAAAGTGAAGCAGATCAGCCCTCAGCCAGACAAGCTCCTGTTTCCCAGCACACCATTTTTACATGTACCCCACAGAGTTTGCTCACCCCTGAAAGAAAAGACAAACAGTGTACCTAAGCCACACAACAAAAATAAGCCCTTATACCTTGGAAATGCTGGAAAACAAAAAGTTTGGACTCGCTTCTGCCACTGTTCTTTCAATAAACAAATATTGAACCAGAGATTCAAGTTTCAACAAGTCAGTAAGAATGACAGTCACTAGTTTCCAGCAACTGGCAGCAAGTGAACTCCCTTAAACCGACCAAAAATCCACTTTTGGGCATGCACTCACGAACTTCTTGGAGACGAGGAAAttccaaaaaagctttatttcacattagTTAAAACATctgatgtgaaataaagcttttttggaatttttcctTGCCTCCAAGAAGTTCGTGAGTACATAATCAAAAGTGGATTTTTCCCCTTGCTACGGGTTCGTGGCCTAGCACCCGAACCACCTTTGGAGTGCGGTGAGTGACCCTGTATTTAAAAAACTGTGCATAATACTAAAACAGTTGCGGGTTCGGGGCTAAAGCAGCCGAACCACAACTTAAAATTGGTGAGCGTCTGGATAAGAAACACATTATAAGCCATTTAAGGGTTGTATAAATAGCCAAAGAAAATGTATGATTAAAACGTGAAATTCAAGCATAGAAGCACCTAAAGAACGATTGAACTCCCTTATACTAGCTTTGGGCTGGTATAAGGGATTGGGcccaggattgggcctttttcagcaggattctgcccggccgaaccaaatccgaatttgcatatgcaaattaggggcagggagggaaattgcgtgactttgtcacaaaacaaggaagtaaaacattgatacccttcccacccctaacttgaacatgcaaattaggattcagtttcgattcggtattcggccaaatttttcgcaaaggatttggcagaatccaaaatagtgggtttggtgcatccctagttaggcACCCTCGACTAGATATGCCTGCTTGTCTCCCATTATAGTTATAGAAACTAAAGTTatagaaatttgaagaaagaagaaggaatcCGATCACTCCAAGGTGCtctctggaataaccccaggccggtgcagttttctaccgATAGGAACACCAGCCTGGAGTGTGAGATAAgaatatataatcacttggggttgcctaacttttggcacccccaagtaaacacGCCTTTCATGCTCCTTTAATATCAATGAAAGTGTGgaataaatgtttattggaaTGTTGATTAGATTATCATGATGCAaaattttattattgcatttatatgaccttaaagggacagttcggtggaaaaataaaaacggggtaaatagataggctgtgcaaaataaataatgtttctaatagttaggcataaatgtaatgtataaaggcgggagtgactggatgtgtaacataatagccagaacactacttcctgcttttcagctctctaactctgagttagtcagtgactggaagggaggccacatgggacataactgttcagtgagtttgtaattgatcatcagcattcagctcagattcaaaagcaacagttatgacccatgtgcccccctctcaagtcactgattggttactgcctggtaaccaatcagtggaaacgaagagagctgaaaagcaggaagtagtgttctggctattatgttagacattcagtcactccagcctttatacattacatttttggctaataactacattaaaaccattttttattctatttacccagtttttattttaatactgaacaattcctttaaaagttagAGGACTGGGCCGTGCCTAGGGTGCTGGTAACTCCCATATACAGATTGTTTGTTGCACAATCCTTTCACAACATGATGGGAGCAGTAGTGCAACAGCTGAAGggatttatataatatacatggtCACATGTTTATTTGATGCAAAACGTTTCTTTCCCAATAATAAGGAAGGGTGTGCctgtgtttatactgcaaatgcGGTATATAGAACTATTTAAaagataaatacaataaatgtttttttaatatatgagaAAGCAAAGCTATAGGAGTTCATTGGGAGAATTTCCTGCGGACCTGACCCCGGGTATCTACAGCAGGAACGGATTGTTGCCAGACAGACCAGCTATCTTGACAGCGACTCCAATATTGCAATGGAAAATGTCGCCACTCACTGTACACTGATTTTGATAGGCATTTATTTCCCGCCCCACCCCAGGAGCATATCAAATccttataaaacaaaataacatttaggAGGTTGGCTCTGATTTAGGCAACTGTCCTATGCTTGACTATAATTCTGCCTAAATCTATTCAGGAGTCTCCAGGCAGCAATGCTGTAGAGCAGGGGTCTGCTAAAGGGAGATGGGGATCTATCAGTaaacctttagctggggatcagtagatcccaggacactgtcaacaaacagcttgtctaaatcaccctcctgtttcattcagatatttattacataaaggttacatatgaaatattatatataatataaattctcATATATCTCCATTAAATattgaactaaagcttaaccaaagaagctgctttagcagtaaagatctgcgtctccaaagatgccccagtagctccccatcttcttttctgctgattcactgcacatgctctgtgctgctgtcacttactgagcttagggagccactcacaatatacagtacacatagaatagaaatgtcacaatataaggctgattagtaattaatacagataattactacatggcagcacagaaaccagtgcaattagcatcagaattgaataatcagcaaacctgtagcatcagcttatattacagccagggaagctcattttctgctggataattagtgacgagccctaagcttagcttctcaacagccaatcagagcccactgagcatgcgagtgtcacagacactttccaagatggtgaccccctgtgacaagtttgaagtcctggatcattgctgctattgacaagctgaaactttagcctcgtgcaataaattcactatataaaatatgccatttttagccctataATTTCTTAGAGTCTTTAAGGAAGGCTTACCCgtgtcattttgaaaaaatccaaAGATGGCCGAGTCCACCGGACATCTTCGTCACGCCTGCGTTTTAGCCGCGTTTTCCTTTCGTTGAGGACACACGGCTGGGAGCGGCATCTCAGCAAGCCCTGGCGCCGCCGGAGCTCTGGAGTTGAGGTGGGTGTGCTATTGGCTGAAGGCGAAAGATCTGCATTTTCCGTAATGTGCTCCTGAGAGAGGGAGAAGCGTCTCCTCGGATTGAATTCAGTGGGCTCCGTAGAGTTCCAGTGGACGTTATAAACGGCACTTCCTTCGTTACTATCTACAAAGCCACTGCTGGCCGATGATGGCCTCTGGACTGGAGAAGTGTCGCAGGTGGAGGCCACAAAGATGTTCTTGACCGTGACTGGATTTTGTGGCAGGCTGATGCTTGTGCTTCTCTGAAGGTTGCCACCACCGTGACTGTTGCATCGCTGCAAAGTGGTGCTCCCACCACTGTTGCATCGTCTTTTTGATACCGGAGTCCAAACTTTGGAATTGCCAGGTTTCCAGGGTGACCTACAGCGGGACAGTTCATCTGGCTCAGACAATGACCTGCAGTGTCTTTTTGTAGGGGGTGCCAGGGGCTGTCCAAAGCCGTCATTTAGAGTCAGTCCACTTATCCACCCAGAGACCTTGGCTGCATTGGACGACTCGTTTTGCCACTGCTGACCGTAGCTGCCCGAAGTGCCTGCACCGAAGGGGTACGTGGAGAAGGAAAAGATTGAGTTCTTGTTCACCTCATTCCTGATTGGATATGTCCCGTTGAGGACTTTCCAAGGGCTGTCTTCTATAAAGGagaaaagaattaaaaagaagAACATTAGAACACAAGACGTGAAAGAATATccgtaaaaggggtggttcacatttacattaatgtttattatgttatagaatggacaattccaAGAAACATTTCAActggaattcattttttatttttgatactttttgaataatttgccttctttccagctttcaaacgggggtcactgacccaatctaaaaagcaaatgctctgtaaggctacacgtttattgatattactcacctttctattcaggcctctcccattcatattccagtctcttattcaaatcaatgcatggctgctaggggaatttggaccctagcaaccagactgctgaaattgcaaaactggagagctgctgaataaaaagctaaataactcaaaaaccacaaaaaccaattgcaaatggtctcaggatatcacatcatactaacagttaatgtaaaggtgaacaacccatctAACAGCCACAAATAGAATGTTCGCACGCTCGAGATAGACTGCCTTCAGGACCGAATTTCTCTACGCctgtttttaaccatttcatCAAAGTGCATaatggaagctgccatactgcttgccttGTCTGGGCAGATTCTTATCATTTCCATATAAATCTAAAAGACATTTTTGTGCAGGCACactttatataaaagtataatttgACAGGCCAGTACAGTGGTCTTAAAAAACCCCCCCACCACTTAATCGTATGTACTTGAGTATTCGTTCCCTTCAAGCCTTTGTGCCTGGGAGTTTTTACAATGCAAAGCAGCCTACGAGCACCCGAGGAGCCTGTGATTCTACAGTATTGTTCCAAATCCAGCACTCTACAAATTAATTTCCCGGCCCCTCTTTAAAGGGCATCGGATTTGCAACAGAAAAGGCTTTTTTTAGTACTCCGCTGGATACCTTTTGTTTTAtctaaaaacaaccaaaaaaaaaaaattaataaatctaacgtttttttttttctttaaacttacCATTGATTTCGTAAGGGAACAAGCAGGCACTTTTGTTCAGTTTCACAGATGGGTGCTGAAATTAACCAGAGAGAAGGGTTTCAGCACCATAGACATCAGAACATGGTGTGAAAGACACTCATCTTAAAAACTTATCATGGACACAACAAAGCAGGAGAtcaggagagagaaaaaaaaatgcatttaaataataatCCTGTGCGAGGCGGATAAAACCAGCGTGGAGTATGCCAATTTTCTGTATTGTGCAAACTGATGAACACTGCCCGCTTAAATATTCCAACCGATAATGACCTTTGGGAAAAATTccttagaaattaaaaaaattctactcTCTATTTTAGAACCTTTGGTGGCCCATTACATGGGGACAGAGGAGTCTGGcagttcctttatttttatatacaaaatacatatataaatgaacaCTGCCTGCTCTACTGTTCCAACCAATTGtggcttttttggaaaaaattaaatCTAACGTCTTGGGGATTTATTTTAGAGATTATAAAATGGTATCCTCCGTTCAACCATATTAACTTATTGTTTAGGGGTTCTTTTTAATTCTGTGAGTCAGAGGCAGACTATAATGCTATTAATGATAATAAGGAGTACAGTAAAAGTAAATGTCATATTTCTCTGCAGCTACACAAATATTCACAATGTACTGCCCAATTTATGGTCTTTCAGTTGAAGTTCAAATTCATTCTGCAGTTTCTATAGCCATTAGTACAGACCTGAGTAGTcaatattgtgtgtgcttcaaccaccttatttaaccttgtGGGGTGGGgtgggtgcaaagcagtctggatagacaaactggaaaaaaatacagctgcAGCATCTTGAAGGCTTGAAAAAGGTTTAGAGTAAGCCCCGAAACATTGCCTGGTTCTTTGACCtaacaaattcaagttttcactttttgcaacaaagaggtgctgcagctgcatttttaaaaaatttaaatttaatataagcttgatCATACGGAAGTAAGAAACTTACTaactaaaatcaataaaaacattctgaattgtttctgaaataatcaagtttatgttcactatccctctctcagcatctgtttctcttcattctgtcttcatgcagcagttgggtgtcagatattcattgacagttagatctaatatatcttaaaggggggctcctttcctagcagatgaattagagctcactcaaatatgattccagtacaaacaaaatgtaacaaaataactgccttttgcacaaatcctgcatgtagagagacaggatttcaaAAGAAGTCCCCCTATAACataattcatctgacacccaactcctaaatgaagacagaatgaagagaaacagatgctgagagaggaatagcgaCGATAAACttaatttcagaaactgtacataatttttaattgcttgtagaaagtttcttatttcagtacaggtatggaatccattatccagaatgctcagatctTCCAATAATTTAATCTTTGTTTCTTAAATCTAtaacaaaatcatataaacattaaataaacccaatagactggttttgcctccaataaggtttaattatatcttagatcaagtacaagctactgttttattattagagagaaaaaggaaagtctatgggagacagcttttccgtaattcatagctttctggataacggatcccatac from Xenopus laevis strain J_2021 chromosome 1S, Xenopus_laevis_v10.1, whole genome shotgun sequence harbors:
- the fam53a.S gene encoding uncharacterized protein LOC443593 isoform X1 yields the protein MVTLITEKLQNQSLDDLSCKTYNLNLHPSVKLNKSACLFPYEINEDSPWKVLNGTYPIRNEVNKNSIFSFSTYPFGAGTSGSYGQQWQNESSNAAKVSGWISGLTLNDGFGQPLAPPTKRHCRSLSEPDELSRCRSPWKPGNSKVWTPVSKRRCNSGGSTTLQRCNSHGGGNLQRSTSISLPQNPVTVKNIFVASTCDTSPVQRPSSASSGFVDSNEGSAVYNVHWNSTEPTEFNPRRRFSLSQEHITENADLSPSANSTPTSTPELRRRQGLLRCRSQPCVLNERKTRLKRRRDEDVRWTRPSLDFFKMTRALKNSKSLCSLDYEEDEDPHMKTIVSSPCDSDDLMSCITPGSSPAKESFMGAGSLGPLRSKHTREPPLSESEEDTSDCESSEGSSFPTDCGDLDLEQIENN
- the fam53a.S gene encoding uncharacterized protein LOC443593 (The RefSeq protein has 1 substitution compared to this genomic sequence), coding for MVTLITEKLQNQSLDDLSCKTYNLNLHPSVKLNKSACLFPYEINEDSPWKVLNGTYPIRNEVNKNSIFSFSTYPFGAGTSGSYGQQWQNESSNAAKVSGWISGLTLNDGFGQPLAPPTKRHCRSLSEPDELSRCRSPWKPGNSKVWTPVSKRRCNSGGSTTLQRCNSHGGGNLQRSTSISLPQNPVTVKNIFVASTCDTSPVQRPSSASSGFVDSNEGSAVYNVHWNSTEPTEFNPRRRFSLSQEHITENADLSPSANSTPTSTPELRRRQGLLRCRSQPCVLNERKTRLKRRRDEDVRWTRPSLDFFKMTRTLKNSKSLCSLDYEEDEDPHMKTIVSSPCDSDDLMSCITPGSSPAKESFMGAGSLGPLRSKHTREPPLSESEEDTSDCESSEGSSFPTDCGDLDLEQIENN